TGGGCTTGATGATGGTCGAACAAGAACATTGGAGGAAGTAGGTAAAGTGTTCGGAGTGACACGTGAGCGTATTAGACAAATAGAAGCAAAAGCGTTAAGAAAGCTTCGTCACCCAAGTCGTAGTAAGCGACTTAAAGATTTTCTTGAATAAACCGAAATTTGTGTTAAGAAGTCATAAAAGGAAATGTGATAACATTTACCCTTTTATGACTTTTCTTTATCCCACTCTTAAGGGGCAGTAAAACCCCCACCTCAAAACTTAAGAAGATCGAAACGTTTAGGTGGGGGTTTTACTGCCCCTAAAGGTCCGATGAGTTAAACTAACAATCAGTTGGGGATGAAGGAAAACTCCCACTGATTGAAGCTTAGCTTTATGAGAACCCTCGAAAAAAACTAGTGCATTTTTACATACTCTCATTTGCCTTAAACATAGGCTTCTTATCTATAACAGAATGCAGGAAAAAGGAATGGACGACATTTTCTAACCTGCCGTCATTAATCCCACTTTTAAAAAACTAACTTCTTTTGAAGCTAAAGACTATATATTGCAATGTATTAATACGATATAATAAATGAGGTAAGTGGATGCTTCTTGTCCACATTACGAAACAGAGAACAGCAAATGCCCAAAATAGCAGTGCTTTAAGAGGGATGAAGGTGATATGATGGAGGAACGAAATAAAATAATTATAAGCGAAATAAAAAAATGGCAGGAAAATAAGCTGTTACCACATACATATTGTCAGTTTTTATTACAGTTGTATACTGAAGGTGAAGCCCCTACATTAGATGAAGGAAAGCCTGCTAAGAGTAGCTTTATATTCCGTTACCTAACAAAAGCCTTCCTTAGTTTATTGGTGATGATAGGCATTTTTGTGTTAGTTTTATTTATGATTTATTTCACACAGGTTTCATTAAGTGTGCAAGCGATTTTCCTCTTTATGTGTTTAGTCATTAGTTTAGTAGGGGCCATTTATTATAATAAAAGAAATATGTTAGTCTCACATTTGTATGTTATTCTTGCTGCTTTTATTTCGTTTGTATTTATAATCGCCACGGCAAATTTATTGGCACCTGAAAATACCTTTTACTTGGCTGCTGGTATTATAACGTTATGCTGCATATGGATTTTAACAGGCTGGCGCTTTTCGTATCATTATTTATACATCGCAGGTGGAACTGGTATTCTATTATTTATCGCTTTAATCGTACTAGGCCGTATATAATTTCGTAAGGGTGTTGAGGTTAGTTATGAAAATTATCGCCCATAGAGGTAATAAACGACATGCACCAGAAAATACGATGGCAGCATTTAGATCGGCAACTAGGTATCCGGTGGATGGGATTGAATTTGATTTACAATGGACAAAAGATAAGATACCAGTCGTCATTCATGATCCGACGATTGATAGGACGACGAATGGGTGCGGTGCTGTATCATCATATACGTTAGCCGAATTAAAACAGTTCGATGCAGGTATCCTATTTGATGAAGCTTTTCTTGGTGAGAGAATTCCTACATTTTCTCAAGTATTAATGTGGGCTAGTAACAGGACTTTTCAATTGCATGTTGAGTTAAAAAAGCAGACTATTCAAACAGAAGGGTTTGTGGAAAGGTGTATAGAGGACATAAAAAAACATGATATGATTAAAAGGGTTATTATTTCTAGCTTTTATCACCCTTATTTAGCAGAAGTTAAAAACCGATGTCCCGATCTCCAAACGGCTTTTTTAACAAAAGTTCCGGTTTTACGAGCTGTTAAATATGCTAAAAAGATTCAAGCAGACGCCATCCATATACGACATAGCTATCATGCCATGAGTTATTACCGTAGATGGTCGCGAAAAGGTTTAACAGTGAGAGTCTATAATGTCCATACGATTAAAGAGGCATTGCGTTGTGCGGCTAGACATGTGGATGCGATTATAACAAATGATCCGAAGACGATGACAGAAACGTTTAAAAAGAAGCGGGGATAACCATCAAAAAAGGAAACGCTTTTTTACTTTTCTATTGAATCATTTTCAGATACAATATAATAGAGCTTGGCATAAATGTTTTATACGTTGGGGAAATGTGAGACACTAAAAAGGGAGGTACATACAAGATGAAAGGAAAACCCCTTTACCCTTTTGCAGTAACAGCTGTACTAGGAATAGGCTTAATTATCATCTTATCATTTGTTGGCATCAATATGGGTGATCAGGCTTCTGAAAATGGGGAAAATAATGAAGCGCAAGAATTTGATGACCCAATTGAATTAGGTGAGAGCCTCTATCAGAATAGCTGTGTTTCCTGTCATGGCGGTGACTTGGAAGGGGCATCTGGACCAGCTCTTGATGGCGGGAATCTATCCCATGAGGATATTTTGAATGCTATCTCTGAAGGTCCTGGTACAATGCCACCAGATTTAGTCACAGGAGAAGACGCTGAAGCGGTTGCTGAATATATTTTGGCAGAAAACGAATAAGTTTAAAGGGCGGTACGATGAGAATCTACTGCGAGGGAGAGAAGGATCTTTTATGTCCTTCTTTTTCTAATACATTTTAATTTAGAGTTTGAATAGTTAGCTCTATGTTGTAAGTCGTATGAACGTATAGCGACGAGAGAAAGTATATGCCTAACTTACATAAAGGAAAATTGGTGAATAAGATGAATCATGAGAAATTGTCTAAAAGATTAAAAAGAGTAAGTGACCATGTCCCTTTTGGTGCCAGAGTGGGGGACATTGGATCTGACCATGCCTACTTAGCAGTTTATTTAGTTCAAAGCGGTAAATGTCCGTTCGTTGTAGCTGGAGAAGTGAATAAAGGACCGTTATCATCTGCCAAAGCCCACATTTGCTCAAACGGCTTAACTGATAAAATAAATGCTAAGCTAGGTAATGGTTTAGAAGTTTTAGAAAATGAAGATATTAATACAGTTGTTATTGCAGGAATGGGAGGGCCTTTAATTACGACTATTTTAGAAGAAGGGAAAGAGCGATTGGACTTAGTTGAACGTCTCGTTTTGCAACCAAATGTAGCGGCAGATCATATTAGAAGATGGTTGATGGGGAATAACTGGGATCTTATCGATGAAGAGATTTTAGAAGAAGATGGTCATGTGTATGAAATCTTAGTTGCTGAAAAGGGGAGTGGTTTATCCCCGTATGAAAAAAAAGATTTAGAGAAACAACTGTGGCTTGGGCCATATTTGCTAAAAAACAAAAATACTGCTTTTGAGAAGAAGTGGAAAAGGGAACGTCAACAAATAGAGAAAATTAATCAACAACTCGCTTTTAGCGGAAAGAATGAGTTACTTAAAGAAAAAAAACAGCAATTAAGTCTTAAAATGACTTGGTTGGAGGAGGAGTTATGATGAAACATGCAAACGGTCAAACGATTATTCAGGCGTTTGAACAATTTTCTCCAAAAACCTATGCAGTTGAAGGGGATAAAATTGGTCTGCAAATAGGGACGTTAAACAAGCCTATAAAAAAAGTCATGATTGCATTAGATGTTCTGGAGTCCGTCGTCGATGAAGCTATTAATGAAGGGGTCGATTTAATTATCTCTCATCATCCCCTCATTTTTAAGCCTATTAACGTATTGAGGACTGATACATCTTATGGAAGGGCAATTGAAAAATTAATCAAGCATGATATTGCCGTTTATACTGCCCATACGAATCTAGATGTGGCAACAGGTGGAGTCAATGACATGATGGCGGAAGCATTAGGGCTTACAGATACCCGTGTCCTTGCAGAAACTGGCGCTGAACTCCTAAAAAAACTCGTGGTATTTGTCCCTGAGGACCAGGCGACACAAGTAAGAGAAGCAATTGGTCAAGCAGGAGCAGGACATCTAGGTCATTATAGTCATTGTAGCTTTACCTCTAGGGGAATGGGAGCTTTTAAGCCTGGAGACAATGCTGACCCCTATATCGGCAAACAAGGAGAAATGGCATATGTAGATGAAGTTAAAATAGAAAGTGTATTCCCCGCAAGTATACAAAATAAGGTTTTACGTGCTATGGAAAAAGCCCATCCTTACGAAGAAGTGGCCTATGATTTATATGATATGGCATCAAGCGCTGCAAGTTATGGTTTAGGGCGTATAGGGTACTTAAATGAAACTGTCACGTTAGATGAATTTGCTGAGAATGTTAAAAGCGCGTTCGGCGTTAAGACTGTTAGGGTCGTTGGAGACGCAACTAAAAAGGTAAAAAAAGTGGCTGTATTAGGTGGAGATGGTAACAAGTATATGTGGGCTGCCTTACACCAAGGGGCAGATGTCTATGTGACAGGGGATGTTTATTATCATGTTGCCCACGATGCCATGATGGAAGGACTCGCCATGATTGATCCAGGACATAATGTAGAAAAAATAATGAAAGAAGGCGTACGTAAAAAAATTCAGTCATTTATAGAAGAAAAAAAATATAACACAGACGTTATTATTTCTAAGTTAAATACTGATCCCTTTCGATTTATCTAATAAATGACACCTTCTAACAGAAGATAACACCGATTAGAAGACAAAGGATGGTGGATGTCAAAATATCTACGTAAATAATCCGGGAGAACCATCTCCCGGATTAAAGTTATTTTAGGCACGTTCAGCTTTTTTCTTTCTTACTTTAGGAAGAATCTTCGTTAATTTAACAGTACTGGTCGTATCCCATGTGTGGGGGTCTTCTTCGTTAAATTTTTCGATGAAAGCAATCACTTCTTTTGTCACAGGAGTTGGCGTACTAGCCCCAGCAGTAACTGCGACTTTGTTGATCCCTTTAAGCCATTCAAGGTTGAGTTCATTGACATTTGCTATCCGGTAGGCAGGTGTTCCGGTAATATCCATCGATACTTGTGCAAGACGATTAGAATTATTACTTTTCGGATCACCAACAACAATCAGCAGATCAGCTTCTCCAGCTTGTTCGGCTACAGCCTCTTGTCGAACTTGCGTAGCCATGCAAATTTCGTTATGGACCTCCGCTTCCGGGTATTTATTTTTCGCAGCTTTAATGATGTGGGCTACATCCCATTGACTCATTGTCGTCTGATTTGTTATAAGAATTTTAGTGCTATTTAGCTGAAGTTTTTCTACATCTTCAACATTTTCTACTAAATTAACAAGGTCTGGTGCAACACCAATAGCGCCTTCTGGTTCAGGATGGCCTTTTTTACCAATATAGATAAATACGTAGCCCTCCTTCATTTTATTTCGAATTAAGTCGTGAGTAACCGTGACATCTGGACATGTTGCATCGATCGTCGTTAATCCTTTTTCTTTAGCGATAGCTCGCACTTCTGGAGAAACTCCGTGAGCCGTAAAAATAACGGTTCCTTTCTCAACTTGTTTAATAATCTCTAACCTGTTTGGACCATCAAGTGTGATGATGCCCTCTTCATCAAAAGCATCTGTCACATGTTTATTATGAACGATCATTCCTAATATATAAATAGGCCGGGGTAAATCTGGATTTTCAGCAGCTTGCTTAGCCATAACCATAGCATCTACCACGCCGTAACAATAACCCCGAGGCGAAATTTTCAAAACCTCCATTAGTATCCTCCTCTAACTTGCCGATGATGATGTGACTATATATGTTGAAATCTTTATCACATCTATTATAAAGGCTTGTGTAGTTGTTGACAAACATATGAAGCTATTTCATAAAACGAACCTTTAATCAGTGGGCGTTTTCGAACTTCTCTCCTTGATTGGTAGGTGAGTGAATCAAGACATTAGCGTCCGTTATCTCCCCTTTCTTTTTTCAGGCCGGAGTTTTTCGGGACGGTTATCTGTGATAATAAGCACATAAAAAAGCGGATGTTTAACTTAACATCCGCTTTCTACTCTTCCTATACGTCTTCAAGGGCTTAAGTGGCTTCTTGACAATGCTCATCAATAAAAGTCATCGCTTCATCTTCACTCATTTTCTTTACTAGCATCAGCTCACTTACTATAAATTGCTTAGCTCTGTCTAGATTTTTACGATCCTCCATATGAAGGCCGTTGTTTCGTGCACATTTTTTAGAAGTGAGATTGGCTATGACGCTGGCGGCATCGAGAATATTACCAGATTTTAATAATGTTTCATTTTCTTTAGAGTAAGGGCGTGCCGTATCTTTAATGACTGAGGGAGCAGACGAACTAAGGGCATTGGCTACTTCTTCAAGTTGATCCGCATCGATAATCTTTCTTAGCCCAGATTCTTCAATGTTCTTTTCTGGAAGCATTAATGTCACATGATTTAGAGGAAAAAACACTACAAAGTAGGACATTTTTTGTCCGAGTATATCTTTCTCTTCCATATCTTTTATCTTACCAGCACCGTGATAAGGGTACACAACGCTATCTCCCACTTTAAACATGGCGATCCCTCCAATTGATTAATGTTATTATTATAACACAAATGATAGCAAAATATAAAATTTTACTATGATATGTGAAATTAGTCAATGGGTAACATCAATAATTTTTAAATCTATTGGAATATAAAGAGTGTCATTAGTAAAACACTGCTCGAACTAAAATTTAGATATATAATTTTGGCTTGGGTATATTATCCGTTTGCGATGTTTTTTTTATGCTCTTTTTAGATTGGCTAGCATTTTTTCGAGAGAGATGCCGTCGTTTTTTCTTTTCCTTTTCTTTCGTTGATGTCTTATCTCTCGGTTTCTTTTTCTCTGTTTTAGAGGTGTCGTCTTCTTCTGTCGGTTTTGTTTCGCTTTCTTGAATTATTTGTTCAGTTTTTCCCTCCTTCTTCGGTGTATTTTCACTTTCTTCCTCAGTCGTTTCATCTGTCGAATCGTCGTTTGTTTCTGTTGGGTCATTAGCACCACCAGAATTTGAATTCATAATTTGTAAAAATTGAGGAATAGCTTTAACTAATGGCCCATACTGTTGCACAATAGGGCCAACTGTTTGCACCGTTTGAATGACTTTTTGTGCATTCTGTACCATTCCCATCATTTGTCCAAGATTAAATCCTTGACTTCCAGTAGACAAACCACTGGCAACATTTCCAGCGGCGGACGCACCACTTCCGAAAAGACGGGACAATAAGCCAGCTCCCTGTCCGACAGAAGCTGGTGCAGACATGGCGCCTCCAGGAAGGAAAGGAGGCGTTGCAGGTGGCATTGGTGGTGGTGAAAAAGGTGGGCCGAACATTTATGATCATCCTTTCAAACATGACCTCCTATGTATAGTCATATGCCAATTGATCAAAAATGTATAGGCGATTGAAGGTGTGGAAGTGTGTTAATGAACTTTGTTAGCCGTTAACAGCAAAAAAATAATAATAAAGTCACTAAATATGCCATTACATGTTGATTAAAGTAGCGGCAGATAATCTTTTCGTGGTAAAATATATAATTAGCGTAATCGCATTATCTTGGTATGCGAAGGCACAAGACAGAAAGTAGGAAAAAAGAGTGACACATAATTTTGAACGATTTAACTTGAAACCATTTCTAATTGAAGCATTAAAAGACAATAACATTACCTTACCCACTGAAATACAGGAAAGACTTATTCCTTCTATCAAAAACGGTCATGATGTCATCGGCCGATCGCAAACGGGGACCGGAAAAACCTTGGCGTTTTTACTGCCGTTATTAGATAAGATAGAAGAGGAGAAAAAGGCAACACAATTAGTTATTACGGCACCTACGAGGGAATTAGCGATTCAATTGTATGAAGTAGCTAAGCACTATATTGAAGCCAGTCCGGAAGTGATTACTTCTCAATTAGTTGTGGGTGGAACTGACAGACTTCGGATGATTGAGAAGGCTCAACAGCAGCCACATCTAGTTATTGGTACACCTGGTCGAATATTAGATATGCTAAAGGAACGTGCTATTAAAACAGATAGCGTTAAAAGCTTTGTCGTTGATGAAGCTGATCAGATGCTTGATATGGGTTTCTTAGAAGATGTGGATGAGATTGCTACAAGGATGAATGAAGATTTACAGCTCCTTGTATTTTCTGCAACCATTCCAGAGAAGCTAAAGCCGTTTCTTAAAAAGTATATGAAAAACCCGAAGCAAGTAGAAGTAGAAATTAAGGTTGCTTCACCGAAAAAAATAAGGCATTGGCTCCTAAATGATCGCGACAGAGACAGACTTGAACTTATTAAAAAAGTGACAGCATCCCTTCAACCTTATTTAGCCATCATTTTTACAAATACGAAAGAGTCCGCTGATGACGTATTTGAAAGTCTGAGGAACGAAGGATTAAATGTTGATTGCCTGCATGGCGGTATGCCTCCGCGTCATCGGAAAAAAGTCTTAAAAAAACTTCAAGAAGCGGAGATTCAATATTTAGTGGCTACCGATTTAATTGCCCGAGGAATCGACATAAAAGGGATTACCCATATCATTAACTATGAACTACCTAGAGAACTAGAGTATTACGTACACAGGGCAGGTAGAACAGCTCGTGCTGGCTGGGAAGGTATTACAATTACATTATACGGTCGAAACGATCAAATAAGTCTCGAAAAATTAGAGAAACAAGGTATTCACTTTGAGTATAAAGACATCAAGCAAGGCGAATGGGTATCCATTGAAAAACGACAGTACTCACCTCGCCAACCAAAGTCGCATGGACCTGGCGTGTTAAAAGGTATAAAGAAATCAAAAAAAGTAAAGCCAGGTTATAAGAAAAAAATAAAAAAACAAATAGAGAGTAAGATGAAACGGGAGAAGAGAATAAACCGACGTAAAGGATAGAGTGCCTTCCGTTGAAAGGGGAAAGAGTTATGTTATTAGGTTCACATGTATCCATGAGTGGTAAAAAAATGCTTTTGGGAGCTAGTGAAGAGGCTTTATCTTATGGCGCAACGACGTTTATGGTATACACGGGTGCACCGCAAAATACCCGACGTAAAGCAATTGAAGAGTTAAATATTGAAGCTGGACAGGCTCATATGAAAGAGTATGGTATTTCTAATATCGTTGTTCATGCACCATATATCATTAATATTGCCAACACTGTTAAACCAGAAACGTTTCAGCTAGGCGTTGACTTCTTGAAAAGTGAAATAGACCGAACAGAAGCAATTGGAGCAAAACAGATTGTTCTTCATCCTGGAGCTCATGTAGGTGAAGGGGCAGAAAAAGGAATTGAGAAAATTATTGAAGGGTTAAATGAAGTATTAGACCCTAATCAAGATGTCCAAATTGCTCTTGAAACGATGGCAGGTAAAGGCTCAGAATGTGGACGCACATTTGAAGAGTTGGCAAAAATCATTAGCGGAGTGACCCACAATCATAAACTGTCTGTTTGCTTCGATACATGTCACGTTCACGATTCAGGTTATGATATTGTTAACGATCTTGATGGTGTATTACATCAGTTTGATAAAATTGTGGGTCTTGACAGAATAAAAGTTCTCCATGTTAATGACAGTAAAAACGAACGTGGTGCAGCAAAGGATCGTCATGAGAATATTGGATTTGGTCATATTGGATTTGCTACAATCGACGAAATTCTAAATCATGAGGTATTTAGTCACATCCCAAAAATTCTTGAGACCCCTTATGTAGGGACTGATAAAACTAACAAGAAAGCACCTTATAAAAAAGAAATAACGATGTTAAAAGAACGGAAATTTCACTCCACTCTTAAGGATGAATTACTACAAGAAGCTGTGAAATAGTGTTTAAAAAGCATTCAGAGGGAAGTCTCTGAATGCTTTTTAACGATATGCTTGTTTTTTGTATCACGGTTAGGTGGTGGAATGAGAAGTGGACGTATAGGTACTTTCTATTACCTCATTTAGAAAAGATAATACTAATTTAAATAGTGCTCGTATGGTTTTAATAATGTCATCGCTGCATCGTAGTGATGTGGGAATTCTTCACGGAGTTTCTCTTTTAATAGTCTAACTCTTTTTTTATCCGCTATGTCTAATGGCGGTTGCTGAAGCAATGACAGTATCCGTCTTGCTTCTTGCACAGTAAGCGATATTCCTTCTTGTCTCGCTTTCGTAATTAACTCTTTTAGCGTTAGTTGACGTATTTGCTGATTAACAAGTTCCCTAATGACAGGATTCAAAAGTTTTCCCTCCTACAAGACACTTAATTTAAACATACATTCTCTTTCTTTAATTTATGATAACGCCACCGTATGTGTGCTAGATCATGTATAATAATGGATAAGTTGTGTAAAAAGTTAAAAAGTAAATGAGATATCTTGATGATAAGGAGAGCTTTCATTATGAAGAAAGTAAATGAAGTGCCACAAAGAGAATTATTTCAGGAACTGATTCACCTGTCATCAGAGTTTTGTATTATCCTAGATGGAGAGTTACAAGTAATAGATGTCATTACGAAAGAGCCCCGATTATCAAGACTACTTTATCACCCTTTTCACCATTTGACCCCTTGTAAAGAAGTTAAATCCTTTATTCATGCTATCGCTAACGGGACTGTTATTGGACTAAAACGCTTTTCTATCACCGTAGATGGGGAAGATATTCTTTTTGACTGCAAAGGTAAAAAAGTGGATGATAATATTTATGTATTGGGAAATAGAGTGAAAGAGTCAGATACTCTAAGATTTTTTGACCTAAACAAATTCCCTATTCCTGCGATGATGCTAAATAAGCAAGGCAGGATACTTAAAAGCAACACGCATTTAAAAAATTTACATAAACAAATGGTAATCAATGAGAATACATCAGCCTATATTAGCACAGGAGAAAATACGCACCCTATTTATAGTAAATATTGTGTCGTCTTCAGCCAACTAAGTTTAACTAATCGAGATGCTTATGCAGAGTATCGTACAAATGATGTGAGACTTGTTATAAAAGGGCTAACAGATGGTGACCATATTTTAATTATGGTTAAAGATGAAAGCTTTCAGGAACGATATGAAGAACTTCTTTCTTATCAACAGCAGATGCAGGCTGTTTCGCAAATTGCTGCAGGTGTAGCTCATGAATTAAGAAATCCATTATCCGTCATTAAAGGGTTTATTCAGTTATCAAAATTGTCCAATAATCTTGATAAATACTACGATACGATTTATTCAGAGATGGACAGAATGAATAAGATTATTGAAGACTTTCTCTCGATATCTAGAAAGAAAATGGACAAGCGATATCTTCAACCAGGAGAATTAGTGGAATCGATGCTAATGATTTTTCATTCAGAATGTACACTTCATGATGTTGAATTTGTTCACGATATTCAGGAGACAGAAGCGTATTTGTATGTAAATGATCAGATGATTAAGCAAGTACTCATTAATATTATGAGAAACGCAATTGAGGCATACGAAGGTCAGGAAACGAATAGAATGTTTTATGTTTCTGCATTGATTAAACATGACTATTATGTGATTAGCTTGAAAGATTGTGGGCCAGGCATTCCGCCTCATCTTCTTGAAAAAATAGATGAGCCATTTTTTACCACAAAAAATTCGGGAACGGGTATTGGTATCCCTTTAGGAAGACAAATTATAGAAGAGCATAATGGTCTATTCGAAATTGCTAGTGTGTGTGGAGAGGGCACAGTCGTAACGATTAAGCTACCTATTTATACAGAAACCGCCCGTAAACCTCCCGGCTTAAACTAGAGAGGAGAGCTAACTCTATTTAGGCGTGAGGTAACGCCGCTAATGTTTTGATCCACTCACCTACAAATCAGTGGGAGAAAAACGAAAACGCCACTGATTG
The Salipaludibacillus sp. LMS25 DNA segment above includes these coding regions:
- a CDS encoding tRNA (adenine(22)-N(1))-methyltransferase TrmK — protein: MNHEKLSKRLKRVSDHVPFGARVGDIGSDHAYLAVYLVQSGKCPFVVAGEVNKGPLSSAKAHICSNGLTDKINAKLGNGLEVLENEDINTVVIAGMGGPLITTILEEGKERLDLVERLVLQPNVAADHIRRWLMGNNWDLIDEEILEEDGHVYEILVAEKGSGLSPYEKKDLEKQLWLGPYLLKNKNTAFEKKWKRERQQIEKINQQLAFSGKNELLKEKKQQLSLKMTWLEEEL
- a CDS encoding YqfQ family protein, whose translation is MFGPPFSPPPMPPATPPFLPGGAMSAPASVGQGAGLLSRLFGSGASAAGNVASGLSTGSQGFNLGQMMGMVQNAQKVIQTVQTVGPIVQQYGPLVKAIPQFLQIMNSNSGGANDPTETNDDSTDETTEEESENTPKKEGKTEQIIQESETKPTEEDDTSKTEKKKPRDKTSTKEKEKKKRRHLSRKNASQSKKSIKKTSQTDNIPKPKLYI
- a CDS encoding Nif3-like dinuclear metal center hexameric protein, whose translation is MMKHANGQTIIQAFEQFSPKTYAVEGDKIGLQIGTLNKPIKKVMIALDVLESVVDEAINEGVDLIISHHPLIFKPINVLRTDTSYGRAIEKLIKHDIAVYTAHTNLDVATGGVNDMMAEALGLTDTRVLAETGAELLKKLVVFVPEDQATQVREAIGQAGAGHLGHYSHCSFTSRGMGAFKPGDNADPYIGKQGEMAYVDEVKIESVFPASIQNKVLRAMEKAHPYEEVAYDLYDMASSAASYGLGRIGYLNETVTLDEFAENVKSAFGVKTVRVVGDATKKVKKVAVLGGDGNKYMWAALHQGADVYVTGDVYYHVAHDAMMEGLAMIDPGHNVEKIMKEGVRKKIQSFIEEKKYNTDVIISKLNTDPFRFI
- a CDS encoding 4-hydroxy-3-methylbut-2-enyl diphosphate reductase, producing the protein MEVLKISPRGYCYGVVDAMVMAKQAAENPDLPRPIYILGMIVHNKHVTDAFDEEGIITLDGPNRLEIIKQVEKGTVIFTAHGVSPEVRAIAKEKGLTTIDATCPDVTVTHDLIRNKMKEGYVFIYIGKKGHPEPEGAIGVAPDLVNLVENVEDVEKLQLNSTKILITNQTTMSQWDVAHIIKAAKNKYPEAEVHNEICMATQVRQEAVAEQAGEADLLIVVGDPKSNNSNRLAQVSMDITGTPAYRIANVNELNLEWLKGINKVAVTAGASTPTPVTKEVIAFIEKFNEEDPHTWDTTSTVKLTKILPKVRKKKAERA
- a CDS encoding DUF2624 family protein, with the protein product MNPVIRELVNQQIRQLTLKELITKARQEGISLTVQEARRILSLLQQPPLDIADKKRVRLLKEKLREEFPHHYDAAMTLLKPYEHYLN
- a CDS encoding ATP-binding protein; protein product: MKKVNEVPQRELFQELIHLSSEFCIILDGELQVIDVITKEPRLSRLLYHPFHHLTPCKEVKSFIHAIANGTVIGLKRFSITVDGEDILFDCKGKKVDDNIYVLGNRVKESDTLRFFDLNKFPIPAMMLNKQGRILKSNTHLKNLHKQMVINENTSAYISTGENTHPIYSKYCVVFSQLSLTNRDAYAEYRTNDVRLVIKGLTDGDHILIMVKDESFQERYEELLSYQQQMQAVSQIAAGVAHELRNPLSVIKGFIQLSKLSNNLDKYYDTIYSEMDRMNKIIEDFLSISRKKMDKRYLQPGELVESMLMIFHSECTLHDVEFVHDIQETEAYLYVNDQMIKQVLINIMRNAIEAYEGQETNRMFYVSALIKHDYYVISLKDCGPGIPPHLLEKIDEPFFTTKNSGTGIGIPLGRQIIEEHNGLFEIASVCGEGTVVTIKLPIYTETARKPPGLN
- a CDS encoding DEAD/DEAH box helicase — its product is MTHNFERFNLKPFLIEALKDNNITLPTEIQERLIPSIKNGHDVIGRSQTGTGKTLAFLLPLLDKIEEEKKATQLVITAPTRELAIQLYEVAKHYIEASPEVITSQLVVGGTDRLRMIEKAQQQPHLVIGTPGRILDMLKERAIKTDSVKSFVVDEADQMLDMGFLEDVDEIATRMNEDLQLLVFSATIPEKLKPFLKKYMKNPKQVEVEIKVASPKKIRHWLLNDRDRDRLELIKKVTASLQPYLAIIFTNTKESADDVFESLRNEGLNVDCLHGGMPPRHRKKVLKKLQEAEIQYLVATDLIARGIDIKGITHIINYELPRELEYYVHRAGRTARAGWEGITITLYGRNDQISLEKLEKQGIHFEYKDIKQGEWVSIEKRQYSPRQPKSHGPGVLKGIKKSKKVKPGYKKKIKKQIESKMKREKRINRRKG
- a CDS encoding CarD family transcriptional regulator, encoding MFKVGDSVVYPYHGAGKIKDMEEKDILGQKMSYFVVFFPLNHVTLMLPEKNIEESGLRKIIDADQLEEVANALSSSAPSVIKDTARPYSKENETLLKSGNILDAASVIANLTSKKCARNNGLHMEDRKNLDRAKQFIVSELMLVKKMSEDEAMTFIDEHCQEAT
- a CDS encoding cytochrome c codes for the protein MKGKPLYPFAVTAVLGIGLIIILSFVGINMGDQASENGENNEAQEFDDPIELGESLYQNSCVSCHGGDLEGASGPALDGGNLSHEDILNAISEGPGTMPPDLVTGEDAEAVAEYILAENE
- a CDS encoding glycerophosphodiester phosphodiesterase family protein; translated protein: MKIIAHRGNKRHAPENTMAAFRSATRYPVDGIEFDLQWTKDKIPVVIHDPTIDRTTNGCGAVSSYTLAELKQFDAGILFDEAFLGERIPTFSQVLMWASNRTFQLHVELKKQTIQTEGFVERCIEDIKKHDMIKRVIISSFYHPYLAEVKNRCPDLQTAFLTKVPVLRAVKYAKKIQADAIHIRHSYHAMSYYRRWSRKGLTVRVYNVHTIKEALRCAARHVDAIITNDPKTMTETFKKKRG
- a CDS encoding deoxyribonuclease IV, with protein sequence MLLGSHVSMSGKKMLLGASEEALSYGATTFMVYTGAPQNTRRKAIEELNIEAGQAHMKEYGISNIVVHAPYIINIANTVKPETFQLGVDFLKSEIDRTEAIGAKQIVLHPGAHVGEGAEKGIEKIIEGLNEVLDPNQDVQIALETMAGKGSECGRTFEELAKIISGVTHNHKLSVCFDTCHVHDSGYDIVNDLDGVLHQFDKIVGLDRIKVLHVNDSKNERGAAKDRHENIGFGHIGFATIDEILNHEVFSHIPKILETPYVGTDKTNKKAPYKKEITMLKERKFHSTLKDELLQEAVK